From Pseudomonas hefeiensis, one genomic window encodes:
- a CDS encoding PA1414 family protein has translation MKEKIQNWLHDLGVALGLIEPPMQPIPIRTDDEQRRRQPRRR, from the coding sequence ATGAAAGAGAAAATCCAGAACTGGCTTCATGACTTGGGTGTCGCGCTCGGCCTGATCGAGCCGCCTATGCAACCGATCCCTATCCGCACCGATGACGAGCAACGCCGCCGCCAGCCGCGCCGCCGGTAA
- the ptrR gene encoding putrescine utilization regulator PtrR has protein sequence MEFSQLRIFQAVAEEGSITRAAERLHRVPSNLSTRLKQLEEQLGVDLFRRERQRLQLSPAGKVLLDYAIRLFALHDEAHAAVQGGQPAGDFVLGTMYSTAAIHLPDLLASYHRMYPAVNLQVQSAPSGELLEGLLTGRLDAALVDGPLELAGLDGVPLCDEQLVLITEADHPPVRSALDVQGRSVFTFRQGCSYRMRLEAWFAHDHAAMGRAMEIESYQGMLACVIAGSGVALMSESMLASLPGRERVRMHPLAEPFVRATTWLMWRKGMVGANLTAWIELQQQAWPRAPLMVERSA, from the coding sequence GTGGAGTTCAGCCAATTACGGATTTTCCAGGCCGTGGCCGAGGAAGGGTCCATCACCCGGGCTGCCGAGCGTCTGCACCGGGTGCCGTCGAACCTTTCGACCCGGCTCAAGCAGCTCGAAGAGCAACTGGGCGTGGATCTTTTCCGGCGTGAGCGTCAGCGTTTGCAGCTATCGCCGGCGGGAAAAGTCTTGCTGGACTATGCGATCAGGCTTTTTGCTCTGCACGACGAAGCCCATGCCGCCGTGCAGGGCGGGCAACCGGCGGGGGATTTTGTGTTGGGTACGATGTACAGCACAGCGGCGATTCACTTGCCGGACCTGCTGGCCAGTTATCACCGCATGTACCCGGCGGTGAACCTGCAGGTGCAGTCGGCGCCCAGTGGTGAACTGCTCGAAGGCTTGCTCACCGGGCGCCTTGACGCGGCGCTGGTGGACGGCCCGCTGGAGCTGGCGGGGTTGGACGGGGTGCCGTTGTGCGACGAGCAGTTGGTGCTGATCACCGAAGCCGATCACCCGCCAGTGCGCAGTGCGCTGGATGTTCAGGGCCGTTCGGTATTCACCTTTCGCCAGGGCTGTTCCTACCGCATGCGTCTGGAAGCCTGGTTTGCCCATGACCATGCGGCCATGGGCCGGGCGATGGAGATTGAGTCTTATCAGGGGATGCTGGCCTGTGTGATCGCCGGCTCCGGGGTGGCGCTGATGTCCGAGTCGATGCTTGCCAGCCTGCCGGGCCGCGAACGTGTAAGGATGCATCCGCTGGCCGAACCGTTTGTCCGTGCAACGACCTGGCTGATGTGGCGCAAAGGAATGGTGGGGGCCAATCTCACCGCTTGGATTGAACTGCAACAACAGGCCTGGCCGCGGGCGCCTCTGATGGTGGAACGATCAGCTTGA
- a CDS encoding MFS transporter produces MSPLIRLLGSFIALMMAMGIGRFALTPQLPHLIGEGQVDLTAAGLIAAANYLGYFLGALDAMFAHRPEQVRRRLLGGLWLCVLLTLASFWAWGFWPHLALRFGTGVASAWVMVMITALSQPLAAAAGRPRLGALVFAGPGLGIFLTGLLALGSNLLGQTSAMLWLVYAGVALAMLLVILPILPQAATSTTVAAPVTPSPNRGIARLGVVYVLYGLGYIIPATFLSQMASAQFRGQWQADLFWPCFGLAAATGVLLVSLRRPNPNTTGRWLIGTLWLQAAGVFACLLGSGPGLVLGVILCGTPFLACMQLVMLRSRELAPHTTQRNAGLLTACFAVGQLSGPLLAALSSHFSGGLQPALIVAGSGLLLAGGLLLRPASRSAVTPCTQTALR; encoded by the coding sequence ATGTCACCTCTTATTCGTCTGCTCGGCAGTTTCATCGCCCTGATGATGGCCATGGGCATTGGCCGCTTCGCCTTAACGCCGCAGTTACCTCATTTAATCGGCGAAGGTCAGGTCGACTTGACCGCCGCCGGTCTGATTGCCGCCGCCAACTACCTGGGCTATTTCCTCGGCGCGCTGGACGCCATGTTCGCTCACCGCCCGGAACAGGTGCGGAGGCGTTTGCTCGGGGGCCTGTGGTTGTGCGTATTGCTGACCCTGGCCTCGTTCTGGGCCTGGGGCTTCTGGCCACACTTGGCGCTGCGCTTCGGCACCGGAGTGGCAAGCGCCTGGGTCATGGTGATGATCACCGCCCTGAGCCAACCGCTGGCCGCTGCCGCGGGACGGCCGCGCCTCGGCGCACTGGTGTTTGCCGGACCAGGATTGGGGATTTTCCTCACAGGTTTGCTCGCCCTGGGCTCAAACCTGCTGGGCCAGACGTCCGCAATGCTGTGGCTGGTGTATGCCGGCGTGGCATTGGCGATGTTGCTGGTCATTCTGCCGATCCTGCCGCAAGCCGCCACAAGCACGACCGTCGCCGCGCCGGTCACTCCCTCGCCGAACCGTGGCATCGCACGACTTGGCGTGGTGTACGTCCTGTACGGCTTGGGCTACATCATCCCGGCAACGTTCCTGTCGCAGATGGCCTCGGCGCAGTTCCGCGGGCAATGGCAAGCGGACCTGTTCTGGCCCTGCTTCGGCCTGGCCGCCGCCACCGGCGTGCTGCTGGTCAGCTTGCGGCGGCCGAACCCGAACACCACTGGCCGCTGGCTGATCGGTACGCTCTGGCTGCAAGCCGCCGGCGTATTCGCCTGCCTGCTAGGCAGCGGGCCGGGGCTGGTGTTGGGGGTGATCCTGTGTGGCACGCCGTTCCTGGCCTGCATGCAGCTGGTGATGCTGCGCTCGCGGGAGCTGGCGCCCCACACTACCCAGCGCAACGCCGGCCTGTTGACCGCCTGCTTTGCCGTAGGCCAACTCAGCGGGCCGCTGCTGGCGGCGCTGAGCAGCCATTTCAGCGGCGGGTTGCAACCGGCGCTGATCGTCGCCGGCAGCGGTCTGCTGCTGGCCGGCGGACTGTTGCTACGCCCCGCCAGCCGCAGCGCAGTAACCCCCTGCACCCAAACCGCCCTGCGTTGA
- a CDS encoding NCS1 family nucleobase:cation symporter-1, which translates to MSEQLPNGYSPRLYNEDLGPLPQKWNWYNIFAFWMSDVHSVGGYVFAASLFALGLASWQVLIALLCGICIVQLIANLVAKPSQQAAVPYPVICRLAFGVFGANIPAVIRGLIAVAWYGIQTYLASSALIIVVLRFFPSMEVYATPQFAGLSYLGWFGFLSLWFVQALVFWAGMESIRRFIDWAGPVVYAVMFLLAGWIVWKAGWSNINFTLAEKSLSGWQAFGQVIVATALVVSYFSGPTLNFGDFSRYCRSMSDVRRGNFWGLPVNFLAFSLVTVVIVSGTLPVFGEMLHDPIATVARIDNNVAVLLGAFAFVTATIGINIVANFVSPAFDFANVAPSKISWRAGGMIAAVASIFITPWNLFNNPEVIHYTLDVLAAFIGPLFGILLVDYYLIKKQQIDVDALFNDGPSGRYYYSGGINWTAVKALVPATLMGVAITFTPMLQPMANFAWFTGCFLGGVLYFALARREPAAQLSKSLSPAGQA; encoded by the coding sequence ATGTCCGAGCAATTGCCCAACGGCTACAGCCCTCGTCTCTATAACGAAGATCTGGGTCCGCTGCCGCAGAAATGGAACTGGTACAACATTTTCGCCTTTTGGATGAGTGATGTGCACAGCGTCGGCGGTTATGTGTTCGCTGCCAGCCTGTTCGCGTTGGGGCTGGCGAGTTGGCAGGTGTTGATTGCGTTGCTCTGCGGCATCTGCATTGTGCAGTTGATTGCCAACCTGGTTGCCAAACCGAGCCAGCAAGCGGCGGTGCCGTATCCGGTGATCTGTCGGCTGGCGTTTGGGGTGTTCGGTGCGAATATTCCAGCGGTGATCCGCGGCTTGATCGCGGTGGCGTGGTACGGCATTCAGACGTACCTGGCTTCCAGCGCGCTGATCATCGTGGTGCTGCGGTTTTTTCCTTCCATGGAAGTCTATGCCACGCCGCAATTTGCCGGTTTGTCCTACTTGGGCTGGTTCGGTTTCCTCAGCTTATGGTTCGTCCAGGCGCTGGTGTTCTGGGCCGGTATGGAGTCGATTCGCCGCTTTATCGACTGGGCCGGTCCGGTGGTGTACGCCGTGATGTTCCTGTTGGCCGGCTGGATCGTATGGAAAGCCGGCTGGAGCAACATCAATTTCACCCTGGCGGAAAAGTCCTTATCCGGCTGGCAGGCGTTCGGTCAGGTGATTGTGGCGACGGCGTTGGTGGTGTCGTATTTCTCCGGCCCGACCCTCAATTTTGGCGATTTCAGTCGCTATTGCCGGAGCATGTCTGACGTGCGCCGAGGCAATTTCTGGGGGTTGCCGGTGAATTTCCTGGCGTTCTCCCTGGTGACCGTGGTGATTGTTTCCGGGACGTTGCCGGTGTTCGGCGAAATGCTCCATGACCCGATCGCCACTGTGGCGCGCATCGACAACAATGTGGCCGTCTTGCTGGGCGCCTTTGCTTTCGTGACCGCCACCATCGGCATCAATATTGTCGCCAACTTCGTCTCCCCGGCGTTCGACTTCGCCAACGTCGCCCCCAGCAAGATCAGCTGGCGTGCCGGCGGCATGATTGCAGCGGTGGCGTCGATTTTCATTACGCCGTGGAACCTGTTCAACAACCCCGAAGTGATCCACTACACCCTGGACGTGCTGGCAGCGTTCATCGGTCCGCTGTTCGGGATTTTGCTGGTGGATTACTACCTGATCAAAAAACAGCAGATCGACGTGGATGCGTTGTTCAACGACGGGCCGAGCGGACGTTATTACTACAGCGGCGGCATCAACTGGACGGCGGTCAAGGCGCTGGTGCCGGCGACGTTGATGGGCGTGGCGATTACCTTCACGCCGATGTTGCAACCGATGGCCAATTTCGCCTGGTTCACCGGTTGCTTCCTGGGCGGGGTGTTGTATTTCGCTCTGGCGCGCCGTGAGCCGGCCGCGCAGTTGAGCAAATCGCTCAGCCCGGCTGGCCAGGCCTGA
- a CDS encoding CvfB family protein: MALVGRYNSLQVVKHTHFGLYLDGGADGEILLPNRYIPKDIPSEDEDWLNVFIYLDSDDKLIATTEKPKVQVGEFASLKVVEVNSIGVFLDWGLPKDLLLPYSEEKRQMTAGEYCVVHVYLDKHTRRITATARLDRYLDKTPANYTPGQEVDLLVAEATDMGFKAIINNKHWGLIHKNEIFKFMRAGKQEKGFIKEIRPDGKISLSLQPVGQEAATSLNAKILAKLRENNGTLPVSDKSDPVLISSLFGVSKGNFKKAIGALYKNGQIVIHADRIELS, from the coding sequence ATGGCTTTAGTCGGGCGCTACAACAGTTTGCAAGTGGTTAAACACACTCACTTCGGTTTATATCTGGACGGCGGGGCGGACGGCGAAATTCTGCTGCCCAATCGTTATATTCCCAAGGATATTCCCAGCGAAGATGAAGACTGGCTTAATGTTTTTATTTATCTGGACAGCGACGACAAACTGATCGCTACCACGGAGAAACCCAAGGTTCAGGTCGGTGAGTTTGCCAGCCTGAAAGTGGTTGAAGTCAACAGCATCGGCGTGTTCCTGGACTGGGGCCTGCCCAAGGACTTGCTGCTGCCGTATTCCGAAGAAAAGCGCCAGATGACCGCCGGCGAATATTGCGTGGTGCACGTCTACCTCGACAAGCACACCCGCCGCATCACCGCCACGGCGCGCCTGGACCGTTATCTGGACAAGACCCCGGCCAACTACACGCCAGGACAGGAAGTCGATTTGCTGGTCGCCGAAGCCACCGACATGGGCTTCAAGGCGATCATCAATAACAAGCACTGGGGCCTGATTCACAAGAACGAAATCTTCAAGTTCATGCGCGCCGGCAAGCAGGAAAAAGGTTTCATCAAGGAAATCCGCCCGGACGGCAAGATCAGCTTGAGTTTGCAACCGGTGGGCCAGGAAGCGGCGACCAGCCTCAATGCCAAGATCCTCGCCAAGTTGCGCGAAAACAATGGCACGCTGCCGGTCAGCGACAAGAGCGACCCGGTGCTGATCAGCAGTTTGTTCGGCGTAAGTAAGGGTAACTTCAAGAAAGCCATTGGTGCGCTGTACAAGAATGGGCAAATTGTCATTCATGCTGATCGCATCGAATTGAGCTGA
- a CDS encoding TorF family putative porin, with protein MRFPIVSLTLSLLACPFAHGQVFQHELGDFDLKLGTTPSRSMAQGLVTPSSTGSFHGGLDLSHDSGWYVGQWSPSVGLSPSSNLEVDSYMGFKQPFDQTLGYEIGLIHYSYPTLDTLDSQEFFGGLTMLGSRFGAAFSNDPDKQNSTLFADLGGNVPFGIGISAKYTTHQYNSPVSVEDGYVGSFSDWSLKISRPWRGIDLDLIYSDSSLSGSSCSAYSGHNSECDGLLTLKMAHPFY; from the coding sequence GTGCGCTTTCCCATTGTCTCCCTGACGCTCAGCCTGCTGGCGTGCCCCTTCGCCCATGGGCAGGTGTTTCAGCACGAGCTCGGCGACTTCGACCTCAAACTCGGCACCACGCCCAGCCGCAGCATGGCCCAGGGCCTGGTCACGCCGTCGAGCACCGGCTCGTTTCATGGCGGCCTGGACCTGAGCCACGACAGCGGCTGGTACGTGGGCCAGTGGTCGCCCAGTGTTGGCCTGAGCCCCTCGAGCAATCTTGAAGTCGATTCCTACATGGGCTTCAAACAGCCCTTCGACCAGACCCTGGGTTACGAAATCGGCCTGATCCACTACAGCTATCCCACTCTTGACACGCTCGACAGCCAGGAATTCTTCGGCGGCCTGACCATGCTGGGCAGCCGTTTCGGCGCAGCCTTCAGCAACGACCCGGACAAACAGAACAGCACCCTGTTTGCCGACCTGGGCGGCAACGTGCCGTTTGGCATTGGCATCAGCGCCAAGTACACCACCCACCAGTACAACTCACCGGTGTCGGTGGAGGACGGCTACGTAGGCAGTTTCAGCGACTGGTCGTTGAAAATTTCCCGCCCCTGGAGAGGCATCGACCTGGACCTGATCTACAGCGACTCAAGCCTGAGCGGCAGCAGTTGCTCGGCGTACTCCGGCCACAACAGCGAATGCGACGGCCTGCTGACCCTCAAGATGGCACACCCTTTTTACTAA
- a CDS encoding DUF6279 family lipoprotein, translating into MSRWFTRIALLMALLLTVTACSRVGLAYRNLDLIIPWTLNDYLDINGEQKDWFNDRLNEHLNWHCTTQLPGYLDWLDRLKNMVQTHQVTDQALQQRTREAKAAIAETAREITPSAIELLQGLNDDQVADMDAAFVKDQRKRQQQYLKPTLQQQIQERSERMEKRLNDWLGPLSEAQRQRVQAWSRALGDQNQQWIANRAHWQNQFSEAVAQRHRPDFPKRIEQLLVNRESLWTPAYRQAFDKTEAQARSLLVDVMADSTPTQREHLLRKIDRVKKDFSDLKCLKAARS; encoded by the coding sequence ATGTCGCGCTGGTTCACTCGCATCGCCCTGCTCATGGCCCTGCTGCTCACCGTCACCGCCTGCAGCCGCGTGGGCCTGGCTTACCGCAACCTCGACCTGATCATCCCCTGGACGCTCAACGACTATCTGGACATCAATGGCGAGCAAAAGGACTGGTTCAACGACCGTCTCAATGAACACTTGAACTGGCATTGCACCACACAACTGCCCGGCTACCTTGACTGGCTGGACCGCTTGAAGAACATGGTGCAAACCCACCAAGTGACCGACCAGGCCCTGCAACAGCGTACACGGGAGGCCAAGGCCGCCATCGCCGAAACCGCCCGGGAAATCACCCCATCGGCCATCGAGTTATTGCAGGGTTTGAACGACGATCAGGTCGCGGACATGGACGCCGCATTCGTCAAAGACCAACGCAAACGTCAGCAGCAATACCTCAAGCCGACGTTGCAACAGCAGATCCAGGAGCGCAGCGAACGCATGGAAAAACGCCTGAACGACTGGCTCGGCCCGCTCAGCGAAGCCCAGCGCCAACGCGTGCAGGCCTGGTCCCGCGCCTTGGGCGATCAAAACCAGCAATGGATCGCCAACCGCGCCCACTGGCAGAACCAGTTCAGCGAAGCCGTGGCCCAGCGCCACCGCCCCGATTTCCCCAAGCGCATCGAGCAACTGCTGGTCAACCGCGAAAGCCTATGGACCCCCGCCTACCGCCAGGCCTTCGACAAAACCGAAGCCCAGGCCCGCAGCCTGCTGGTAGACGTGATGGCCGACAGCACCCCGACGCAGCGCGAACACTTGCTGAGGAAGATCGACCGGGTGAAAAAGGATTTCAGCGACTTGAAGTGCCTGAAAGCAGCCCGTTCATAA
- a CDS encoding transcriptional regulator, with protein sequence MTTYNWDLIERLLHEVQNGAGHSFTPRPYAEQYAAQKAAAGEEIENLDHLKTVAGEYEKLLLERGYIEPRPEEDGGNGENFVLTVRGSRLLSLIDSSIPGNDHPRQVLDEQDDALDEFTFDEVASKAQIA encoded by the coding sequence ATGACGACTTATAACTGGGACTTGATCGAACGGTTGTTGCACGAAGTGCAGAACGGCGCGGGCCACAGCTTTACCCCTCGGCCTTATGCGGAGCAGTACGCAGCGCAGAAAGCGGCCGCAGGCGAGGAGATCGAGAACCTCGATCATCTGAAAACGGTCGCCGGGGAGTACGAAAAGTTGCTGCTGGAGCGTGGCTATATTGAGCCTCGGCCGGAGGAAGACGGCGGTAACGGCGAGAACTTTGTGCTGACGGTGCGCGGCTCGCGGTTGCTGAGCCTGATCGACAGTAGCATCCCGGGCAATGATCATCCGCGACAGGTGCTGGATGAGCAGGACGATGCGCTGGATGAGTTTACGTTTGATGAGGTGGCTTCGAAGGCGCAGATTGCCTAG
- a CDS encoding DUF899 domain-containing protein, protein MNVENHAVVSREEWLTARRQHLIHEKAFTRERDKLSAERRALPWVKIDKPYRFQDPHGELSLADLFGGRSQLIIYHFMFGPGWTEGCQGCSFLSDHIDGANQHLAHHDVAVVAVSRAPFAEFQPFKRRMGWAFDWVSSEGCDFNYDFGVSFKTEDTTAGKATYNYEKTDTTEGELPGLSVFYRNEAGDIFHTYSTYARGLDILVGTYNYLDLTPKGRNEDEIMDWVRHHDKYDEGKPHSCCHG, encoded by the coding sequence ATGAACGTAGAAAATCATGCCGTCGTCTCGCGGGAAGAATGGCTCACCGCCCGTCGCCAGCACCTGATCCACGAAAAAGCCTTCACCCGCGAACGCGACAAACTCAGCGCCGAACGCCGCGCCCTGCCCTGGGTAAAAATCGACAAACCATACCGCTTCCAGGACCCCCACGGCGAACTGAGCCTGGCCGACCTGTTCGGCGGCCGCAGCCAACTGATCATCTACCACTTCATGTTCGGCCCCGGCTGGACAGAAGGCTGCCAGGGCTGTTCGTTCCTGTCCGACCACATCGACGGCGCCAACCAACACCTGGCCCACCACGACGTCGCCGTGGTGGCCGTCTCCCGCGCACCGTTCGCCGAGTTCCAGCCGTTCAAACGTCGCATGGGCTGGGCCTTCGACTGGGTCTCGTCAGAAGGCTGCGACTTCAACTACGACTTCGGCGTCAGCTTCAAAACCGAGGACACCACCGCCGGAAAAGCCACCTACAACTACGAAAAAACCGACACCACCGAAGGCGAACTCCCCGGCCTGAGCGTCTTCTATCGCAACGAAGCCGGCGACATCTTCCACACCTACTCCACCTATGCCCGCGGCCTGGACATCCTGGTCGGCACCTACAACTACCTCGATCTCACGCCCAAGGGCCGCAACGAAGACGAAATCATGGATTGGGTGCGGCATCATGACAAATACGATGAGGGCAAACCCCATAGCTGCTGCCATGGCTGA
- a CDS encoding exo-alpha-sialidase, giving the protein MNLRSILSRLMLCLCGLFAVSSAYSESVIIATSRPDEGIVVDVFDSPDAVNALPSSSGMVPFTSIGLATPAVQSFKGKVYMFWANDSDSAIYFSTSAQGSNWSPPQPIPVSDIVGNVSVTVFQQKLVLTFTDENHINSISSEDGITWSNVNPIAVSSDAATNSPVVYNGKLFVLYSEEDDHTINYVTSDDGLLWSKENPGFSANALRVLSLVPVVYNGELLVYYSYDLSNFAVRSYDRGGHWGDEQRLSGIAKSEIFLNRATITGNRIFISSGPTTFGSNDGVNWSPYYSRLFSDSLTGPSGLGVSYVITTNDLMADNPQLPADLATGLSHTDYATFAWRSFFALNNTAKAPLPANRGVGNPDSSFADSGRVPKSSSPLLWQTFAHRSELFPAVGFNNVGGPTRSFGSDPLYTYTQFLKNKIRMAAGTDFTLYNNLDEATQIGQNAIFFPVKPPNVAKTTDARGDYAPSNDSQILFEAKANPVVYKYAQGLTSYPDHIVLPDGAVEVKAAWRKLADIPVPDRARYHTATVVTYTGTDTDPEAQNEDYALVALHIIHKTPNYPTLIFATFEHEDALTLPDGKSPTGLYYIANYNKIDYPGLDSATPPSATFSDGNKTYTVSLPPEGKVVSSNPNLPVYSGSNGIPEGQAGPISVVQPLTIHSEVAAVNNQVKQLMDGSSEFNNSVWKHYRLKGVQAIPSSTQTDPDYYLANIMVESSQPGIQLFRGSNVFPIRENNTLTNARNQLNINVPDYAHSTQSLTMGGCMGCHGIAQSSLKQGFSFLFDAINPTFSKGVTGFAGPETVGLPDPRTSKARALKYSFGPQNAAAVEAAGK; this is encoded by the coding sequence ATGAACCTTAGATCGATACTCAGTCGACTGATGTTGTGCCTGTGTGGTTTATTCGCGGTCTCATCGGCTTATTCGGAAAGTGTGATCATCGCCACGTCGCGACCCGATGAGGGGATCGTAGTTGATGTGTTTGACAGTCCTGATGCCGTAAACGCCTTACCTTCTTCGTCGGGCATGGTGCCATTTACCTCGATAGGGTTGGCTACACCCGCGGTGCAATCGTTCAAGGGCAAGGTTTATATGTTTTGGGCCAACGATAGTGATTCCGCTATCTATTTTTCCACTTCGGCGCAGGGCAGTAATTGGTCCCCCCCACAGCCCATTCCGGTATCTGACATCGTGGGTAATGTCTCGGTGACCGTGTTTCAGCAAAAGCTGGTACTGACCTTTACCGACGAGAATCATATAAATAGCATCAGCTCCGAGGACGGCATAACCTGGTCCAATGTTAATCCTATCGCGGTTTCCAGCGACGCCGCTACTAACAGTCCTGTGGTGTACAACGGAAAATTATTTGTCCTGTACAGCGAGGAGGACGATCACACGATTAACTATGTGACCTCGGACGATGGCTTGCTGTGGAGTAAGGAGAATCCTGGATTCAGTGCAAATGCTCTCAGAGTGCTGAGTCTGGTGCCCGTGGTCTATAACGGTGAGCTGTTGGTCTATTACTCTTATGATCTTAGTAATTTTGCCGTGCGCAGTTACGACCGGGGCGGTCACTGGGGAGATGAACAAAGACTGTCGGGCATAGCAAAAAGCGAGATTTTCCTGAACCGTGCAACCATCACCGGTAACCGCATTTTTATCAGCAGTGGCCCTACCACTTTTGGTTCAAACGATGGGGTTAACTGGAGTCCCTATTATTCCAGGCTTTTCTCTGACAGTTTGACCGGCCCATCGGGATTGGGCGTTTCCTATGTCATTACCACAAACGATCTAATGGCGGACAACCCGCAGCTGCCAGCCGATCTAGCGACGGGCCTCAGTCATACCGACTATGCCACCTTCGCCTGGCGTAGCTTTTTTGCACTGAACAATACGGCCAAGGCGCCATTGCCCGCTAACCGCGGCGTCGGCAATCCCGACAGCAGCTTCGCCGATTCGGGCAGGGTGCCAAAATCTTCCAGCCCGTTGTTGTGGCAAACCTTCGCCCACCGCAGCGAGTTGTTTCCGGCGGTAGGGTTCAATAACGTTGGCGGTCCTACGCGTTCGTTTGGTTCTGATCCGCTATACACCTATACCCAGTTCCTCAAGAACAAGATACGGATGGCGGCAGGCACTGACTTCACCCTTTATAACAATCTGGATGAGGCGACCCAAATAGGGCAAAACGCTATTTTCTTCCCGGTTAAGCCTCCCAATGTGGCGAAGACAACAGATGCACGGGGAGACTACGCCCCTTCAAACGACAGCCAGATCCTGTTCGAGGCCAAGGCCAACCCCGTCGTTTACAAGTATGCGCAAGGCCTGACCAGTTATCCGGATCATATTGTGCTGCCCGACGGTGCGGTGGAGGTCAAGGCTGCATGGCGCAAACTGGCCGACATCCCGGTACCGGATCGTGCGCGCTACCATACGGCGACGGTGGTGACCTATACGGGCACCGACACTGACCCGGAGGCGCAGAACGAAGACTACGCACTGGTCGCCTTGCATATCATCCATAAGACGCCCAACTACCCGACCCTCATCTTCGCCACGTTCGAGCACGAAGATGCCCTGACGTTGCCCGACGGTAAGTCGCCGACCGGACTCTACTACATCGCCAACTACAACAAGATCGATTACCCCGGCCTCGATTCAGCCACGCCGCCGAGCGCCACCTTCTCTGACGGCAACAAAACCTATACGGTTTCCCTGCCGCCGGAGGGCAAAGTCGTAAGCTCTAACCCCAATTTACCCGTCTACTCAGGCAGTAATGGGATCCCCGAAGGCCAGGCCGGGCCGATCTCGGTCGTGCAACCCTTAACCATTCATTCCGAAGTCGCAGCGGTGAACAATCAGGTCAAGCAGCTCATGGACGGCAGCAGCGAATTCAACAATTCGGTCTGGAAGCACTATCGGCTCAAGGGCGTGCAGGCCATCCCGTCGAGCACCCAAACTGACCCGGATTACTACCTGGCCAACATCATGGTCGAAAGCAGCCAGCCGGGGATCCAGCTGTTTCGTGGGAGCAACGTATTCCCGATTCGAGAGAACAACACCCTGACCAATGCACGCAACCAACTGAACATCAATGTGCCGGATTATGCTCACAGCACTCAAAGCCTGACCATGGGCGGCTGCATGGGGTGTCACGGCATCGCCCAGAGCTCGCTGAAACAAGGTTTCAGCTTCCTGTTCGATGCGATCAATCCCACGTTCAGCAAAGGTGTCACCGGCTTTGCGGGCCCAGAGACCGTAGGCTTACCTGATCCGCGGACCTCGAAGGCACGGGCCCTGAAATACTCTTTCGGTCCTCAGAATGCGGCAGCCGTTGAGGCGGCGGGCAAGTAG
- the istB gene encoding IS21-like element helper ATPase IstB: protein MSLQHLRIEALCQQFKLDTFATDWPALAQRAAEKETSYADFLEQLLLGEDRARNERRRQTLLHLSGLPAVKTVEQYDFKFASGAPQSQILELAGLAFIERKENVVLLGPSGVGKTHLASALAHRAIMAGISTKFITAADLTLQLVAAHHQGRLAQYFSRVVQRSKLLVIDEIGYLPFGRDEANLFFNVIAKRYEHGSIVLTSNLPFSQWATTFADDSTLTAALLDRLLHHAHIVQVSGQSYRLKDKLKSGQVVPRETASPKL from the coding sequence ATGAGTCTTCAACACCTGCGCATTGAAGCGCTCTGCCAACAGTTCAAACTCGATACCTTCGCCACGGACTGGCCCGCTCTGGCGCAGCGAGCAGCCGAAAAAGAAACGAGTTACGCCGACTTCCTGGAACAACTTCTGTTGGGTGAAGATCGCGCCAGAAACGAACGGCGACGACAGACACTGCTGCACTTGTCCGGGCTGCCGGCTGTAAAAACCGTTGAGCAATACGACTTCAAATTCGCCAGCGGAGCGCCGCAAAGTCAGATCCTTGAACTGGCCGGACTGGCCTTTATCGAGCGTAAGGAAAACGTGGTGCTGCTGGGGCCGTCCGGCGTTGGCAAAACGCACTTGGCCAGCGCGCTAGCTCACCGGGCGATCATGGCGGGCATCTCGACAAAGTTCATCACCGCCGCCGATCTGACATTGCAACTGGTCGCCGCACATCACCAGGGGCGCTTGGCTCAGTATTTCAGTCGAGTGGTGCAGCGCTCGAAATTGCTGGTGATCGATGAAATAGGCTACCTGCCTTTTGGCCGTGACGAAGCAAATCTGTTCTTCAACGTCATCGCCAAACGCTACGAACATGGCAGCATCGTGCTGACCAGCAATTTGCCGTTTAGCCAGTGGGCAACGACCTTTGCGGATGACTCGACACTGACCGCCGCGCTATTGGATCGGCTTCTGCATCATGCGCATATCGTTCAGGTCAGCGGGCAAAGTTACCGGTTGAAGGACAAGTTGAAATCTGGCCAGGTGGTACCGCGAGAGACGGCTTCGCCGAAGCTATAA